The DNA window ACAGCCAAAAGCCGGTTCGTTTCAACCTGGAGGTCGCGATGCGCGCCGATTTCGCCGACATTTTCGAGGTGAAGGGCGACAACATCGTGCGGCGTGGCCACATCGTCACCTCGTGGTCGGCCAAGCGGGAAACACTCCGCGTGACTTATCGCAACAGGGATTTTGGCCGTGAAGTAATCGTCCATACCGGCAAGGGCGACGGCAGGCCGACGGTATACGCCAACGGACGCTTGAGTTTCGACATTGTGCTGAAGCCCGGGCGGGCCTGGCACCGCTGCCTGATCTACGACCTTGTGGACGGTTCGAAACGCTTTCGGGCATCGAAGGAATGTATTCATTCCAGCGTCACATCGGGCCACTCTCGCAATATAAACGAATGGCAGCGAACGGTCCTGAAAATCGAGACCAGCAACGAGGAATTCTATCGTTGCTATAATCAGGGAGTGCAGGACATGGCGGCCTTGCGGCTTCCGTTACAGGGTACGGATCACATGGTGTTCGTGCCGGCCGCCGGATTGCCGTGGTTCGTAGCGCTGTTTGGCCGCGATGCCCTGGTCGTCTCGTTGCAAACGATGATTGTTTATCCGGAATTCGCTGCGGGCACGCTGGAGGTTTTGGCGCAGTATCAAGCAACGGAGCGCGACGACTACCGTGACGCCGAGCCGGGCAAGATCCTGCACGAGCTTCGTTACGGCGAGCTGGCGCATTTCAAGCTGATCCCCCACACGCCATATTACGGCACGGCGGACGCGACGCCCCTCTATCTGATCGCGCTGCATGCGGCCTGGAAGGCAACTGGCGATCAAGCCCTGATCGAGCGGTATTTGCCGAATGCCGAAGCGTGCCTGATCTGGATCGACAAATACGGCGATCGCGACGGCGACGGATTTCAGGAATATCAAACGCGCTCGAAGGCCGGCTACGAGAACGTGGCGTGGAAGGATTCCGGAGATTCCGTAATGTATCCTGACGGTACGCTCGTGCGCGGCCCTAAAGCTCTGTGCGAACTGCAGGGCTACGTCTATGACGCATGGTTGCGCATGGCCGAGATCTACGATGAGCTCGACGACAAACGACGCGCCAACAGGCTGCGAAAGAAAGCCGCAATCCTGTTCAAGAAATTCAACGAAGCATTCTGGGATGAAAGATCGGGCTTCTATGCCTATGCATTGGATGGCGACAAGAAAAAGGTGTTATCCGTCGTTTCCAATGTCGGGCACTGCCTCTGGTCCGGCATCATCGCACCGGAACGTGCAGCCACCGTGGTAAAACGGCTGATGCAAAAGGACATGT is part of the Bradyrhizobium erythrophlei genome and encodes:
- a CDS encoding glycogen debranching N-terminal domain-containing protein; this encodes MSFKVQVGPAKIAIHQGQTVLLTETDGQVNWPSKGGLYFRDTRVISAWAIYANGELWDLLNGGAVAPHAARIFLTNRAFETEDGPVAARTLGLVIGRQVDRGLHEDIEITNNSQKPVRFNLEVAMRADFADIFEVKGDNIVRRGHIVTSWSAKRETLRVTYRNRDFGREVIVHTGKGDGRPTVYANGRLSFDIVLKPGRAWHRCLIYDLVDGSKRFRASKECIHSSVTSGHSRNINEWQRTVLKIETSNEEFYRCYNQGVQDMAALRLPLQGTDHMVFVPAAGLPWFVALFGRDALVVSLQTMIVYPEFAAGTLEVLAQYQATERDDYRDAEPGKILHELRYGELAHFKLIPHTPYYGTADATPLYLIALHAAWKATGDQALIERYLPNAEACLIWIDKYGDRDGDGFQEYQTRSKAGYENVAWKDSGDSVMYPDGTLVRGPKALCELQGYVYDAWLRMAEIYDELDDKRRANRLRKKAAILFKKFNEAFWDERSGFYAYALDGDKKKVLSVVSNVGHCLWSGIIAPERAATVVKRLMQKDMWSGWGIRTLSSDHPSFNPYNYQTGAVWPHDNALIALGMRRYGFDAEAAAVARDISGAASHFLLNQLPELYAGLQRDPTGFPVQYLGANVPQAWAAGTPFVLLQAMLGLQLDAPRGKLYVDPALPDWLPNVTLTDLRLGRQRFDIRFWRDGKETAFEVRRGKRDVVERKAMSALQPHSLARH